One region of Pleuronectes platessa chromosome 18, fPlePla1.1, whole genome shotgun sequence genomic DNA includes:
- the sem1 gene encoding 26S proteasome complex subunit SEM1: MSEKKQTVDLGLLEEDDEFEEFPAEDWTGLDEDEDAHVWEDNWDDDNVEDDFSNQLRAELEKHGYKMETS, translated from the exons ATGTCGGAGAAGAAGCAGACCGTGGACCTGGGTTTACTGGAGGAGGACGATGAGTTTGAAGAGTTCCCAGCGGAGG ATTGGACGGGGctggatgaagatgaggatgctCATGTTTGGGAAGACAACTGGGACGATGACAACGTAGAAGATGATTTCTCAAATCAGCTGAG AGCCGAGCTGGAAAAACATGGTTACAAAATGGAGACATCATAG